The Eremothecium gossypii ATCC 10895 chromosome IV, complete sequence genome contains a region encoding:
- the SGN1 gene encoding Sgn1p (Syntenic homolog of Saccharomyces cerevisiae YIR001C (SGN1)), which translates to MVESAVLSNPVPGNSAAIPIESPRSDEQLADTEDSSWEQDMSSDSKGDQDEQSSYNSLDSTTPVSQPLSKDRKHAKQVELDSRSVFVSSITPEATAEMLEEHFKDVGVISRITILYNKKTGEPKGYAYIQFESISSVEKALQLDGSSFNGNTISVAKKRTNLPGFNRPFNYYPYQQFHAHGNGRYHHPQSHHPHPQQHQFFYGNQWQNGYPHAHWNYGAYGGAYTPYKNVNFYNSYRFQQQGQHLPQMIPNENSRAHLREGRAGTRGNKGGNPNSSRKSRQTVGPSKTNDAKLMNDPPVSNSTSHSVNSVSTSATTSETGVKRE; encoded by the coding sequence ATGGTTGAAAGTGCAGTTTTATCGAATCCGGTTCCAGGGAACAGTGCTGCCATTCCAATTGAATCTCCAAGGTCGGATGAGCAGCTTGCAGATACAGAGGATAGTTCGTGGGAACAGGATATGTCATCTGATTCCAAGGGCGATCAAGATGAGCAGTCAAGCTACAATAGTTTAGATTCTACAACTCCAGTTTCCCAGCCGTTGAGTAAAGATAGAAAACATGCAAAGCAGGTCGAGCTGGATTCTCGTTCGGTCTTTGTAAGCAGCATTACCCCCGAGGCGACAGCGGAAATGTTGGAAGAGCACTTCAAGGATGTGGGCGTGATCAGTAGGATCACGATCTTATACAACAAAAAAACCGGAGAACCGAAAGGTTACGCATATATCCAATTTGAATCGATAAGTTCTGTCGAAAAGGCGCTGCAACTTGACGGCTCTAGTTTCAATGGGAATACAATTTCCGTTGCTAAGAAGAGGACTAACTTGCCAGGCTTCAATAGACCTTTCAATTATTACCCGTATCAGCAATTTCATGCGCACGGCAATGGGAGATATCATCACCCTCAGTCCCATCACCCTCATCCCCAACAGCATCAATTCTTTTATGGTAATCAGTGGCAGAACGGATATCCTCATGCTCATTGGAACTACGGCGCATATGGTGGTGCTTACACTCCTTATAAGAATGTGAATTTTTACAATTCATATCGTTTTCAACAGCAAGGCCAACACTTACCGCAGATGATACCTAATGAGAACAGTAGGGCGCATCTGCGTGAGGGCAGAGCAGGTACTAGAGGTAACAAAGGTGGCAATCCTAATTCAAGCCGGAAATCCAGACAGACAGTTGGTCCTAGCAAAACTAATGACGCTAAGTTAATGAATGACCCGCCCGTTTCTAATAGTACTAGTCATTCTGTGAATTCTGTCTCGACATCTGCAACTACTTCGGAAACGGGTGTGAAGCGTGAATGA
- the NOP16 gene encoding Nop16p (Syntenic homolog of Saccharomyces cerevisiae YER002W (NOP16)) has product MASVRKRKMARSSVRKVTRRNRDKQRKVNIACNPIIEKNWDYNLTLAQNYKRLGLTAKLAPRAGGEEIDLSKVIQKSVPICSAFEDYDSESDVEQEKRNNDDALEDGEYDPAKIPEGEARIQRDENGDVVKVVYGTMKTVDVDEDISELKQKLEQDKVKTEVVQELESYASRPVNRRVRYQSSREEEWLGRLYEKHGEDYNSMARDLKLNIYQQSVGDLKRRMKKWLKAHHIDERQ; this is encoded by the coding sequence ATGGCATCTGTTAGAAAGCGCAAGATGGCGCGTTCATCGGTTCGGAAGGTGACGAGGAGGAACAGAGATAAGCAAAGGAAAGTAAATATTGCGTGCAATCCAATCATCGAGAAGAACTGGGACTATAATCTAACGCTAGCCCAGAACTACAAACGTCTTGGACTGACGGCTAAGCTGGCACCACGCGCTGGCGGTGAGGAGATTGATTTATCGAAAGTTATTCAGAAATCGGTACCGATCTGTTCTGCTTTTGAGGATTACGACAGTGAGTCCGACGTTGAGCAGGAAAAGCGCAATAACGATGATGCGCTGGAAGATGGAGAGTATGACCCTGCGAAAATACCCGAAGGAGAAGCGCGTATACAGCGCGATGAGAACGGTGATGTAGTGAAGGTGGTATACGGCACAATGAAGACAGTAGACGTTGACGAAGACATTTCTGAGCTGAAACAGAAACTGGAGCAAGATAAAGTGAAGACGGAGGTTGTTCAGGAACTGGAGTCATATGCTTCAAGACCTGTTAACAGGCGGGTGCGGTACCAGAGCAGCAGAGAAGAAGAGTGGCTTGGCAGGCTGTATGAGAAGCATGGAGAGGACTACAACAGCATGGCAAGAGACCTGAAGCTGAACATTTACCAACAATCGGTAGGTGACCTCAAACGGAGAATGAAGAAGTGGCTCAAGGCCCACCATATTGACGAGAGGCAGTGA